The following proteins are encoded in a genomic region of Candidatus Alcyoniella australis:
- the rpsG gene encoding 30S ribosomal protein S7, which yields MPRKGNVPKREILPDPKFNDKQVARFVNCMMLGGKKSTAEQIMYRAFDLIEGRTKEDPLKVFKNAIENVKPNVEVKSRRVGGSTYQVPVEVRPDRRQALATRWIINFSRNRGEDSMVERLAGELLDAYNGRGNAVKKKEDTHKMAEANKAFSHYRW from the coding sequence ATGCCGCGCAAAGGTAACGTACCAAAAAGAGAGATCCTGCCGGATCCGAAATTCAACGACAAGCAGGTCGCCCGCTTTGTCAATTGCATGATGCTCGGCGGCAAGAAGTCTACCGCCGAACAGATCATGTACAGGGCATTCGACCTGATCGAGGGCCGGACCAAAGAAGATCCGCTCAAGGTCTTTAAAAACGCGATCGAGAACGTCAAGCCCAACGTCGAGGTTAAAAGCCGGCGCGTTGGCGGCTCGACCTATCAGGTTCCGGTCGAGGTTCGTCCCGATCGGCGTCAGGCCCTGGCCACGCGCTGGATCATCAACTTCTCGCGCAACCGCGGGGAAGACAGCATGGTCGAGCGTTTGGCCGGCGAGCTGCTCGACGCATACAACGGTCGCGGCAACGCAGTGAAGAAAAAAGAGGACACCCACAAAATGGCCGAGGCCAATAAAGCCTTCAGCCATTACAGGTGGTAG
- the rpsL gene encoding 30S ribosomal protein S12, giving the protein MPTVNQMIRKGRNPQKSKTGAPALQSCPQKRGVCTRVYTTTPKKPNSALRKVARIRLTNSIEVTGYIPGEGHNLQEHSVVLIRGGRVKDLPGVRYHIIRGKLDSSGVANRNQRRSKYGTKKPK; this is encoded by the coding sequence ATGCCGACGGTCAACCAGATGATACGCAAGGGTCGCAACCCGCAGAAGTCCAAAACGGGCGCACCGGCGCTGCAAAGCTGCCCCCAGAAACGGGGCGTATGTACGCGGGTATACACGACGACTCCCAAGAAGCCGAATTCCGCTCTGCGCAAGGTGGCTCGTATCAGGCTGACCAACAGCATCGAGGTCACCGGATACATTCCGGGCGAGGGACACAATCTTCAAGAGCACTCTGTGGTGCTGATCCGCGGCGGCCGCGTCAAGGATCTGCCCGGAGTGCGCTACCACATTATTCGTGGCAAGCTCGACTCCTCGGGCGTGGCCAACCGTAATCAGCGTCGCAGCAAGTACGGCACGAAGAAACCGAAGTGA